The sequence below is a genomic window from Deltaproteobacteria bacterium.
TGAATGCCAGCCACCGGCTCGGGCCGGCCGCCCAGGGTCATCAAATAATTAGTGATAGCGAGAGCTTCGTCGTCGGTGAGACGCAAGCTTGGCATGGTTGTATCGTGCTGATAACCGCGCGGGTTCTTGATCCAGTGATAGATCCACTGCGGCCCGGTCACTTTGGCGGCAATATCTTTCAAGTTGGGCACCAGATCTTTTTCCTTGCCAAGCGGGGTTGAGAATTCCCCTTCGGCAAACCCATGACAACCTTTGCAGCCGATCGTCTCGACGAGTTTTTTACCCTTGGCGATGTCGTTGGGGTCGCCTTCACGGTAACCCGCCGGCATCGGGTTTTCTTGCAACCACTTTTCACTTTCCCCTTTCGCCTGGGACCAGATGTAAGCAGAGATCGCCAGCGAATCGTCGGCCTTCAAATCAAAGTGCGGCATGCGCGTGCGCGGCCTAAACTTAAACGGGTTTTCGATCCAGCGCGCCATCCAACCGGCATCGACTTTGGCGCCGATCTTCTTCAGGCTCGGGGCGATCTTAGGAATATTTTCGTAACCCTTCACAAGATGACAACCGGTGCAGCCGACTTGTTCAAACAGTCGTTGGCCTTCAGCCAGGAGCGGCACGTCCGCCGCGAACTTTTGCACGTCAAGATGGCAACTCGAGCAGCTCGACTGCACCTTGGTGCCGCGCAGTAGGGGAAATTCCCATAGATGAACTTCGCCGTGGCCTTGCTTGGCGCTGTTGACGGCCACGCCTTGACCCTCGTGGCAGCCAGTGCAGCCAAATTTTTCCGGCGGATGCGAAGCATCGCCTAAGTACAATTCGCGTTTGGGATGGGTCTTGAACGGATGCGGCTCATTCTCAAAACCGGCGCGATTGATCGCCAAGTGGCAGGTCTGACAGCGATCCACGCGCGCCACCGGTTGATCGAACTTGTTGCGGTCGAACTCGTCCATCGCAACTTGTTGGATCTTGGGAATCTTGTAGAACGCGAGCGGTCCCAGCTTGAGCGTCACGTTCTCCATCACACGCAACCACTTGTCACGCTCACCGGCAATTTTGCCGATCTCATCTTCCAGCGCCTTGACGCCGCCATGGACCTTTTTGATCTCTTCCTTGACCTGCTCCCGCTTGGCGCGCGCCGCATCGAGGCTCGGCAGCAGCTTGGTGCGCTCCTTAGCGAGCTCGTCGAGCCGCTCTTGGTAGGGCTTGATGTTGCGCTTTTGCTGCACCGCGTGGTCGAACTCGTAGCCCGCCTCTTCCTCTTCGCTCTTGATGAACTTGACTTCCTGGTCAATCTCTTGGAAGCGCACGGTGGCGCGCACCTCTTCGGCGTGCAGCGCTTTGAGTTTTTTCGCCAGCTCGCCGCCCTGCACGCTGGCGTGCTCATCGGCCAGCTTCTTCGACAATTCTTGATATTTGGCGTCGGCCTTTAGCTTTTTGTCTTCTTCATCGTAGGCCGCTTTGGCTTTGCTATAGTCGAGCCGATGGAACTGCGCCTGGATGCCCTTCCACGGACGGCGCGTGATGTTGTCATCCCAAATCGCCCACACCGACAACGCGGCCAGCAACGCGGCGCCCAAGACAAAGACACTGCCGTAGGATTTTTTCTCTTCCTTTTGGTCAATCCCTCGTTCAGCCATCCGAATTCCTCACGCGACCTTGCGTTCGAGCGCACGGCCCAAAGAAAAAACCCCGAGCCCGATCAGCGTTAATACGATCTCTTCCGCCATGGAAGAATTTTTCACGATGCCGACATAGAGCGCATAGCCAATATCGGCAAGCCCAAACGCTTGTAGGCCTTTGGCGACGTAAAACATACTAAATGTTGATCCAAGGAGTGACCAAAATGTACTTCACGTTGAATACCAAACGGAGAAACATCTTGGCGGGCAATGACAACATCAAGACAAAGAGCAAACCGGTAATCGCAAAGCGCACCATGCCCCAACGTTCAAGAAACTCTCTGCCTTTCACTTTCAGGACCCACACGTAGAAGGCGACCATGCCAAAAACAAAATAGGCCCCGACTACAACCAAACCAAAGGCAGCCGACCACCAGTAATCGCGAAAGCCCACCAGATACGGCAGGTCGACGTTGGTCAAAGCGACCACCTTGTGCGGGTCCCAATACTGCCAAGGCCAGAACAGGTTCCAGCCCGGACCGCGGAAGAACGTACCGATGATAATCGTCACGACCCAGAGAACATGGAAGCCGAGAAAGAAGGTGAAGATTTCATACTTGCGCTCTTTGAAGCAGTAGTAACCATTGCCCTTGGGATTGATGTCGATAAAAGGAATGACCACCAAACCAACGATGATCAAGGTGGGCAGCACCACCCCGGCATGCCAGGGATCGAAATAGACCAGCATCTCTTGCAAGCCAAGAAAGTACCACGGCGCCTTCGACGGGTTCGGCGTCTTGGTCGGATTGGCCGGCTCTTCCAGCGGCGCATCGATGGTGATCGACCAAATTGAGAGCCCGATCAGCACGAAGAGCGCGACTAGAAACTCCATCCGCACCAGATGCGGCCAGGTATGGATCTTGTCATCGACCGGAAGTCTTTTTTCTTGCGTGGCGTCAGCCATGTCTAGTCCTCGCAAAACAGACGGATCGGTTGCACCCTAAACTAAAGCGACGGTCCGGAGAAACCGTCACGGCGAATGCGCCAGAAGTGCACCGCCATCAAGATGCTCGCCACGAGCGGAATGAAGATGCAATGCAAGATGTAGAACCGTAGCAAAGTGTGCGGCCCGATTTCGCCGCCGCCGAAGAGAAACGCCCGGGCGTCGTAGATTGGGTTGGCGCCGACGAATTCGGCAAAGGGACCTTCGTAGCCCAGCAGCGGCGTCGCCCGCGCCATGTTCGAGCCGACGGTGACCGCCCAGATCGCCAGCTGATCCCACGGCAGCAGGTAGCCGGTGAAGCTCAGCAACAGCGTGAGAACCAACAGCAGCACGCCGACGATCCAGTTAAACTCGCGCGGTGGCTTATAAGACCCTGTGAGGAACACACGAAACATGTGCAGCCAAACAAAGACGATCATCGCGTGCGCCGCCCAGCGGTGCATGTTGCGCATGAGCATGCCGAAGGGCATGTCGAACTCAAGATATTTCATGTCGGCGTAGGCGTATTCGGCGACCGGACGGTAGTAAAACATCAGGTAGATGCCGGTCACCGCGGTGATCAGAAACATGAGAAAAGTCAGACCACCCATGCACCAGGTAAAGCGCATGCGCACCGCATGGCGGCGGACCTTTGCCGGATGCAAATGCAGAAACACGTTGGAGGTAACCATCATGACACGGTTACGCGGCGTGTCTTCGTAGCCGTGGCGAAAGATCGCCTTCCACACCTGGCTTTCGACGATATCGTTTTTGATCTTCTCTAAAACGCTCATGATTACTTTCCGTTAGACTTTCAGCACGCTATCGGTGTATTGCTCGTCGGGTTCGCCCGAGGGGCCCATCTTGAAAACCTTGCCCTTGTCGACCACCAGCTGACCGTCCTCGCCAATTGTGACTTTGAAACGATCGAGCGGCCGCGGTGCCGGTCCTTCGAAATGCATACCGGTCCGGAAAAAACCGCTGCCATGGCAGGGGCACTTAAACTTGTTTTCCGCGGTCAGCCAGCGCGGCGTGCAGCCCAGGTGTGTGCATTTGGCGAAGATTGCATAAATGCCGCGCTCCTCGCGCACGATCCAGACGCGCTGGTCTTGCTTGTATTTTTCACTGACTTCGTTGATCGCGTAGTCGGACGGCAGGCCAGCTTTGAAGGTAGAGGGCGGTTGAAAAAGCACCCGCGGGAAAGCCGAGCGCAAAAGCCCCAGCAGCCCCAGGCCGCCGAAAACGCCAAAGCCGCCCCAGCCTAGGCGGGTGAAGAAATCTCGCCGCGACCAAATGCCATGTTTTTCTTTCTTTGCTTCAGCCATGCGCGCTCTCTATTTTTTGAACCAACTGATCAGAGATCCCCAGATGACAAAGATCAGACCACCCGTCATCAACAGCAGTCCCACCGGCCCGAAAACAAACGACAACCCCGCGCCCAGAAAAAATATTAGCACTCCCGTTCCTAGGGGGTTGAAAGGGGCTGGAGTCGACCCCCTGCTCGTTGCTTGATCCTCCGGCTTGTGGAGGAACTCCTCGCGGATCAACGCGAAGGCTAACTCTTTCAGGTCTTGGCGTCGCTCAGGATCGGCGTCCTGAATCAGACGACCAAGTTGTTGAGCCAGTCGTTCGATCTCTTGTTCACGCGCTTCGGGCGCTAGAGTGGGAGGATCTGATGTCACCTAAGATTAGAGTAAGTCATTATTATAGAAATCTTTTCTTGTCAACATTCGCGGCCCAAAGCTGTCATTTTCGGCGTAGTAAAACCACCGCAAGCGCCGCCATTCCTTGGCCGCGGCCAATCCATCCCTGCTTTTCCGTGGTCGCGGCTTTAACATTGATTAGCCTTTCGGCCACCCGCATGTGCTCCGCGACGCTGTTTTTGATGCGATCGTAGTGCGGTGCCAACTTAGGTTCTTGAGCGATCAGCGAAACATCGGCGTTGACCAACGCCCAGCGCTGGCGGCGCATTATTTTCACTACCTCATCAAGAAATAGCACGCTCGATACACCCTTATAGCGCGGATCGCTATCGGGGAAATGGCTGCCGATGTCGCCCTCGCCCAGCGCGCCCAGCAGCGCGTTAACCAAGGCGTGAAGCACGACGTCGGCGTCCGAATGGCCCAGCAGCCCCTTGGAATGGGCGATTTCGACGCCGCCTAGTATCAATTTGCGTCCGCGCACCAGCCGATGCGCGTCGAAGCCTTGGCCGACGCGAAAGTCCTGCGCCATGTGTTAAAACCCCAGCTCCGCCTGCAATCTATTCCCGTCACCCAGCAAGATCACCGGCACCTTGGTGCCCTTCTTGATGAATGTCTCCTGCTCCCGTACCACGATCAGGCCCTGCGCCAACGACAGCGAGCGCAGCACCCCAGAACTTTGCGTACCGGTGCTGGCAACCAAGAGCGCGCCGTTTTGGCGGCGCAGCCGGCAACGAATAAATTCTTTGAGTCGATGTTTCTTCTCCAAGTCGTGCTCCAACGTTGCCTGCTCCACCGGCAGAAATAATTTTTTGTGTCCCATCATCCTGAGCAGCGCCGGCCGCGCGTAGAGCAGAAACGACATCACCGACGACACCGGATTGCCGGGCAGGCCAAACACCGGCTTGCGGCCAATCCAACCGAACGCCATCGGGTGGCCCGGCCGCTGCGCCACGCGCCAGAAATCCATGCGCATGCCGGCGTCGCGTAATACTTCTTTGACGAAATCGTAGTCGCCGACGGAAACCCCGCCCGAGGTCATGA
It includes:
- a CDS encoding c-type cytochrome produces the protein MAERGIDQKEEKKSYGSVFVLGAALLAALSVWAIWDDNITRRPWKGIQAQFHRLDYSKAKAAYDEEDKKLKADAKYQELSKKLADEHASVQGGELAKKLKALHAEEVRATVRFQEIDQEVKFIKSEEEEAGYEFDHAVQQKRNIKPYQERLDELAKERTKLLPSLDAARAKREQVKEEIKKVHGGVKALEDEIGKIAGERDKWLRVMENVTLKLGPLAFYKIPKIQQVAMDEFDRNKFDQPVARVDRCQTCHLAINRAGFENEPHPFKTHPKRELYLGDASHPPEKFGCTGCHEGQGVAVNSAKQGHGEVHLWEFPLLRGTKVQSSCSSCHLDVQKFAADVPLLAEGQRLFEQVGCTGCHLVKGYENIPKIAPSLKKIGAKVDAGWMARWIENPFKFRPRTRMPHFDLKADDSLAISAYIWSQAKGESEKWLQENPMPAGYREGDPNDIAKGKKLVETIGCKGCHGFAEGEFSTPLGKEKDLVPNLKDIAAKVTGPQWIYHWIKNPRGYQHDTTMPSLRLTDDEALAITNYLMTLGGRPEPVAGIQEKLADAKNIKRGESLVRRWGCAGCHDIKGMENESRIGAELTTFGSKTVEELSFGNRTDVKKTWDDWTYHKIKSPRGYATDRVEQLMPLFNLADEDIKALRVLLGGFRDRKVGQRYQADQGLRVQQVNEGRRLMQQYNCIGCHEIEKQGGYVKKYYGENVSSAPPPLNGQGEKVQSQWFYNFLKVPITLRPWLDIRMPTFGFSDQHTTQLVNYFNGLSKVEQPYHYVDDGRIRPETIDAAKQLVSKDYFNCWSCHVQGGKNPDGPKEGWAPDLAMSRQRLSPSWILKWLKDPQKVQPGTKMPSFYPGGPDNILGGKEDLQIEALRDYLMSLGRGAAAAPAAAVAAPVVAAARPKPAPAAAAKQ
- a CDS encoding cytochrome C, with translation MADATQEKRLPVDDKIHTWPHLVRMEFLVALFVLIGLSIWSITIDAPLEEPANPTKTPNPSKAPWYFLGLQEMLVYFDPWHAGVVLPTLIIVGLVVIPFIDINPKGNGYYCFKERKYEIFTFFLGFHVLWVVTIIIGTFFRGPGWNLFWPWQYWDPHKVVALTNVDLPYLVGFRDYWWSAAFGLVVVGAYFVFGMVAFYVWVLKVKGREFLERWGMVRFAITGLLFVLMLSLPAKMFLRLVFNVKYILVTPWINI
- a CDS encoding DUF4405 domain-containing protein, with the translated sequence MSVLEKIKNDIVESQVWKAIFRHGYEDTPRNRVMMVTSNVFLHLHPAKVRRHAVRMRFTWCMGGLTFLMFLITAVTGIYLMFYYRPVAEYAYADMKYLEFDMPFGMLMRNMHRWAAHAMIVFVWLHMFRVFLTGSYKPPREFNWIVGVLLLVLTLLLSFTGYLLPWDQLAIWAVTVGSNMARATPLLGYEGPFAEFVGANPIYDARAFLFGGGEIGPHTLLRFYILHCIFIPLVASILMAVHFWRIRRDGFSGPSL
- a CDS encoding Rieske 2Fe-2S domain-containing protein; the protein is MAEAKKEKHGIWSRRDFFTRLGWGGFGVFGGLGLLGLLRSAFPRVLFQPPSTFKAGLPSDYAINEVSEKYKQDQRVWIVREERGIYAIFAKCTHLGCTPRWLTAENKFKCPCHGSGFFRTGMHFEGPAPRPLDRFKVTIGEDGQLVVDKGKVFKMGPSGEPDEQYTDSVLKV
- a CDS encoding 2-C-methyl-D-erythritol 2,4-cyclodiphosphate synthase, translating into MAQDFRVGQGFDAHRLVRGRKLILGGVEIAHSKGLLGHSDADVVLHALVNALLGALGEGDIGSHFPDSDPRYKGVSSVLFLDEVVKIMRRQRWALVNADVSLIAQEPKLAPHYDRIKNSVAEHMRVAERLINVKAATTEKQGWIGRGQGMAALAVVLLRRK